A single region of the Biomaibacter acetigenes genome encodes:
- the rph gene encoding ribonuclease PH: MARIDGRANDEIRPVIITRNFNKYAEGSVLIEAGDTKVICTATVDDKVPPFLRGKGQGWITAEYAMLPRATEIRNARETLRPSGRTMEIQRLIGRALRSVVNLSALGERTIWLDCDVIQADGGTRTASITGAFLALADALKTLKENKVIETIPINSFVAAISVGIVDGEKMLDLRFYEDSKAQVDMNVVMTDKGQIVEIQGTGEAFPFTRQDLDDMLNMAQKGIFELIDIQKKILADTLK; this comes from the coding sequence TTGGCAAGAATAGATGGTAGAGCAAATGACGAAATAAGACCTGTCATTATTACCCGCAATTTTAACAAATATGCCGAAGGTTCGGTACTTATTGAAGCAGGAGACACAAAGGTGATCTGTACCGCCACGGTAGATGATAAAGTGCCGCCATTTTTAAGAGGCAAAGGCCAGGGATGGATTACTGCGGAATATGCCATGCTCCCGAGGGCTACTGAGATAAGAAATGCCAGGGAGACCCTGCGGCCCAGCGGCAGGACTATGGAAATACAGAGGCTCATAGGCAGAGCTCTCAGGTCTGTGGTAAATCTGTCGGCCCTGGGTGAAAGGACTATATGGCTTGACTGTGATGTCATACAGGCCGATGGCGGTACAAGGACCGCATCCATCACCGGCGCCTTTCTAGCACTGGCGGACGCTTTGAAAACGTTAAAGGAAAATAAGGTTATAGAAACCATACCTATAAATAGTTTCGTGGCGGCCATTAGCGTGGGCATAGTAGATGGAGAAAAGATGCTGGACCTCAGGTTTTATGAAGACTCTAAAGCCCAGGTTGATATGAATGTGGTTATGACCGACAAGGGCCAGATAGTGGAAATCCAGGGGACGGGAGAAGCCTTTCCTTTCACACGGCAGGACCTTGATGATATGCTCAACATGGCTCAGAAGGGCATTTTTGAACTCATCGATATACAAAAGAAAATACTGGCGGATACGCTGAAATGA
- the clpP gene encoding ATP-dependent Clp endopeptidase proteolytic subunit ClpP: MSLVPIVVEQTNRGERAFDIYSRLLKERIIFIGTPIDDTVSSLVIAQMLYLESEDPDKDIFLYINSPGGSVTAGLAIYDTMQYIKPKVSTMCMGLAASMGAVLLTAGADGKRYALPNSRIMIHQPWGGVQGKAVDIETHAREILRLRELLNGILSKHTKQPIERIEKDTDRDYFMSAEEAREYGLIDEVIHKRK; this comes from the coding sequence TTGAGTTTGGTACCTATTGTAGTAGAACAAACCAACCGGGGAGAAAGGGCATTTGATATTTACTCAAGGCTTTTAAAAGAGCGCATTATTTTCATAGGGACTCCCATCGATGATACTGTGTCAAGCCTGGTTATCGCTCAAATGCTGTATCTGGAATCGGAAGACCCCGACAAAGACATATTTCTTTATATAAACAGCCCCGGAGGTTCCGTGACTGCTGGTCTCGCCATTTACGACACCATGCAGTACATCAAGCCAAAGGTATCTACCATGTGCATGGGACTGGCTGCCAGCATGGGAGCCGTATTGTTGACTGCGGGAGCTGATGGCAAGCGTTACGCCCTACCCAATTCCCGCATAATGATCCATCAACCCTGGGGTGGGGTGCAGGGGAAAGCCGTGGACATAGAAACCCACGCTAGAGAAATACTACGCCTGAGAGAATTGCTCAATGGAATACTTTCAAAGCATACCAAACAGCCTATTGAAAGGATAGAGAAAGATACCGACAGGGATTACTTTATGTCAGCGGAAGAGGCCCGGGAATATGGCCTGATTGACGAGGTGATCCACAAGAGGAAGTAA
- a CDS encoding XTP/dITP diphosphatase — MNTLVIATKNAGKLSEFKQMLGELPYRILSLTDFPYIEIHEDGKSFDENALIKAKTVATHTGFVALGDDSGLEVEALGGRPGIYTARYAGEDASDKDNIKKLLSEMKDVPWERRQARFVCSLALVFPEGRIFIEHGFCEGIIATKPRGKHGFGYDPIFYLPGYDKTMAELPDQEKNKISHRAMAAQKIKMHLIGT; from the coding sequence ATGAACACTCTTGTAATCGCCACAAAAAATGCGGGTAAACTATCAGAATTCAAACAAATGCTTGGGGAACTGCCGTACCGGATTTTATCCCTGACAGATTTCCCCTATATAGAGATTCATGAGGATGGTAAAAGTTTCGATGAAAATGCACTGATCAAGGCGAAAACCGTCGCAACACATACAGGATTTGTAGCTCTGGGGGATGATTCCGGCCTGGAAGTGGAAGCTCTGGGCGGTAGGCCCGGCATATATACGGCCCGTTATGCCGGGGAAGATGCGTCCGACAAAGACAATATCAAAAAATTATTGTCAGAAATGAAGGATGTGCCCTGGGAGAGAAGGCAGGCTCGTTTTGTGTGCAGCCTGGCTCTTGTTTTTCCTGAAGGCAGAATTTTCATCGAACATGGGTTTTGCGAAGGGATAATTGCCACAAAACCCAGGGGTAAACATGGTTTCGGCTATGACCCGATTTTTTATCTGCCGGGATATGATAAAACCATGGCGGAGCTGCCCGATCAGGAAAAAAACAAGATAAGCCACAGGGCCATGGCGGCACAGAAGATAAAAATGCATCTAATAGGAACATAA
- a CDS encoding nucleoside recognition domain-containing protein, whose translation MINIIWALLIAVGVIVGAVTDKMDAVTKAAIDSANTAVELSLGLIGVMALWLGLMKIAEEAGLVRIIGRMLKPIMTRLFPDVPPEHPAMGAMILNIAANMLGLGNAATPLGLKAMKELQTLNPKKDTATNAMCTFLAINTASVQLIPASTIALMVASGSKNPTVIIGTTLLATIISTTASIITVKILEKLPIFKP comes from the coding sequence TTGATTAACATCATCTGGGCTTTATTGATTGCTGTAGGGGTTATAGTTGGAGCGGTCACAGACAAGATGGATGCCGTGACAAAAGCAGCTATAGATTCGGCCAACACCGCAGTAGAACTTTCTTTAGGCCTTATCGGTGTAATGGCCCTCTGGCTCGGTCTTATGAAAATAGCTGAAGAGGCAGGCCTTGTAAGAATTATAGGCAGGATGTTAAAGCCCATCATGACAAGACTTTTCCCGGATGTACCCCCGGAGCACCCGGCCATGGGAGCCATGATTTTAAATATTGCCGCCAACATGCTCGGCCTCGGAAATGCGGCCACTCCCCTGGGATTAAAGGCCATGAAGGAACTCCAAACCCTCAACCCAAAAAAGGATACCGCCACCAATGCCATGTGTACGTTTTTAGCCATTAATACCGCGTCGGTGCAGCTCATTCCGGCAAGCACCATAGCCCTGATGGTGGCTTCAGGGTCTAAAAATCCCACCGTCATTATAGGGACGACTCTTTTGGCTACTATTATATCCACTACGGCTTCCATTATCACCGTCAAGATCCTCGAAAAATTACCCATCTTTAAGCCATAA
- a CDS encoding GerMN domain-containing protein: MPKKVICLIILIYLVLSIAGCGLFKKGGEKSAPPPAEDTEQVQANMRKTVFYFVNENNLLVPVTKDIPWVEGIGRAALECLVDSLEIRAELAEKGLKPSLPEGTKILGMTIRDGLAKVDFSKEFLNSADKVAEQNAINSVVYTLTEFPAVEKVQILVDGKPLKKCPKGTVIKDVLYREKINLEPTGGDAGKDLVPVTLYFKSSSQNGSFTYFVPVTRMVNKSDNMIKTAVEELIKGPAGNMGLVSVLPQDTRVLDVSQKESEVVINFSKEIEGYGGGVDVEQALVNSVVLTVSQFPGVEKVSLQVEGKTEVLPEGTVLENPILKPTYVNPSNI; encoded by the coding sequence ATGCCAAAAAAGGTAATATGTTTAATAATCCTGATTTATCTAGTTTTAAGCATTGCGGGGTGCGGGCTTTTCAAGAAGGGTGGAGAAAAATCAGCACCTCCACCGGCGGAGGATACCGAACAGGTTCAGGCTAACATGAGAAAAACGGTGTTTTATTTTGTAAATGAGAACAACCTTCTGGTCCCCGTAACCAAAGATATTCCCTGGGTTGAGGGTATAGGCAGGGCCGCTCTGGAGTGCCTTGTGGACAGTCTGGAGATAAGGGCGGAACTGGCGGAAAAGGGTCTTAAGCCTTCTCTGCCGGAAGGAACAAAGATTTTGGGCATGACTATCAGAGACGGTCTGGCAAAGGTGGATTTCAGCAAGGAATTTTTAAATTCTGCGGATAAGGTAGCCGAACAAAATGCTATAAACTCTGTGGTTTACACATTAACGGAGTTCCCGGCTGTGGAAAAGGTTCAGATTCTGGTCGACGGCAAGCCTCTCAAGAAATGCCCGAAAGGTACCGTTATAAAGGATGTTCTTTACAGGGAAAAAATCAATTTGGAACCCACCGGCGGTGATGCCGGAAAGGATTTAGTACCTGTAACCCTGTACTTTAAGTCCAGCAGCCAGAATGGAAGTTTCACCTATTTTGTTCCTGTCACAAGGATGGTCAATAAAAGTGATAACATGATAAAAACCGCCGTTGAAGAACTTATTAAAGGGCCTGCAGGCAATATGGGGCTGGTTTCTGTATTGCCTCAAGATACCAGAGTTCTTGACGTAAGCCAGAAGGAATCCGAGGTTGTTATCAATTTCTCAAAGGAGATTGAAGGCTACGGCGGCGGTGTGGACGTGGAACAGGCACTGGTAAACTCGGTAGTTTTGACGGTGTCCCAATTCCCGGGCGTAGAAAAGGTGAGCCTGCAGGTAGAGGGTAAAACAGAGGTTTTGCCGGAAGGCACCGTGCTTGAAAATCCCATTTTAAAACCCACTTATGTCAATCCAAGCAATATTTGA
- the tig gene encoding trigger factor: MKISLEKIENNTAHLKFEVDEEQFEKAMEQAYRKSVKRFVIPGFRRGKAPRKLIEMHYGPEVFYEDAAQIILPEVYKQGVEEYHLEPVDQPKYDIEQIEKGKPMIATAEVTVRPEVKLKEYKGLEVEKVVYNVTDEDVEKELAALQEKNARLIAVEDRPAQKGDIAVIDFDGKVDDKPFEGGKAENYPLELGSGVFIEGFEEQVIGMNPGEKKDINVTFPKDYKVENLAGKPAVFSVTLKELKKKELSPLDDEFAKDVSEFDTLEELKNDIKNKLIERAKAVEEGSLKASIIDKLMETTEVDIPHVMVDMEIDRLIMDFAINLKMRGYDLKTYMEATKITPQEFRERFHEKAHVNVKSSLILEEVARREGITVTDEETDAEIQKYADLAHKTIEEYKKNLKPEDISGIKDTILTKKIFDFLISNAKITEKKPEDIKKEQEQENSSKEEDYPKPEESPIEDASK; encoded by the coding sequence ATGAAAATCAGTCTGGAAAAAATAGAAAATAACACTGCTCATCTCAAATTTGAAGTAGATGAGGAACAATTTGAAAAGGCCATGGAGCAGGCCTACCGGAAAAGTGTCAAGAGGTTTGTAATCCCCGGCTTCAGAAGGGGAAAGGCTCCTAGAAAGCTCATCGAGATGCACTATGGACCGGAAGTTTTCTATGAGGATGCGGCGCAAATTATCTTACCCGAGGTATATAAGCAGGGCGTGGAGGAATATCATCTGGAGCCCGTAGACCAGCCAAAATATGATATAGAACAGATAGAAAAGGGCAAGCCCATGATCGCTACGGCAGAAGTTACGGTAAGACCCGAAGTAAAATTAAAAGAATATAAAGGATTAGAAGTTGAAAAAGTGGTATATAATGTAACTGATGAGGATGTGGAAAAGGAGCTAGCAGCCCTTCAGGAAAAAAATGCCAGACTTATTGCGGTGGAAGACAGGCCGGCCCAAAAGGGAGATATAGCCGTAATAGATTTTGACGGCAAGGTGGATGACAAACCCTTTGAAGGCGGAAAGGCCGAAAACTATCCTCTTGAACTGGGTTCCGGAGTTTTTATCGAGGGTTTTGAAGAACAGGTTATAGGTATGAATCCGGGAGAGAAGAAAGATATCAATGTGACTTTTCCTAAAGACTACAAAGTTGAAAATCTGGCGGGCAAACCGGCCGTTTTCAGCGTGACCTTGAAAGAACTCAAGAAAAAGGAACTTTCTCCTCTGGATGATGAATTTGCCAAAGACGTCAGCGAGTTTGACACTCTTGAGGAATTAAAAAATGACATAAAGAATAAATTGATAGAGAGGGCCAAAGCTGTTGAAGAAGGTTCATTGAAGGCTTCCATAATCGATAAACTGATGGAAACCACTGAAGTAGATATCCCCCATGTTATGGTTGACATGGAGATCGACCGGCTTATCATGGATTTTGCCATAAATTTAAAGATGAGGGGATATGACTTAAAAACTTACATGGAAGCTACGAAGATAACACCCCAGGAGTTCAGAGAAAGATTCCATGAAAAAGCCCATGTAAATGTGAAATCCTCACTCATACTTGAAGAAGTGGCAAGACGTGAGGGCATTACGGTAACCGATGAAGAAACCGATGCAGAAATCCAAAAATATGCAGATTTAGCCCACAAGACCATCGAAGAATACAAAAAGAACCTCAAACCCGAAGACATTTCCGGAATTAAGGATACAATTTTAACGAAGAAAATTTTTGATTTTCTCATATCCAATGCAAAAATAACAGAAAAGAAACCTGAAGACATTAAGAAAGAGCAAGAGCAGGAGAATTCTTCAAAAGAGGAAGACTATCCTAAACCGGAGGAATCCCCAATAGAGGATGCTTCCAAATGA